In one Misgurnus anguillicaudatus chromosome 1, ASM2758022v2, whole genome shotgun sequence genomic region, the following are encoded:
- the LOC129432119 gene encoding scavenger receptor cysteine-rich type 1 protein M130-like, whose amino-acid sequence MEICLTLILLSAVVMTITADLNVRLVNGGSHCAGRVEVLHDGQWGTVCGNDWDLTDAAVVCKELDCGEPLVIVHFGEGSGEIWMDDVDCRGSESSLKNCTSSGWGVNNCYHSLDIGVICSNLNVRLVNGDRPCAGRVEVLHDGQWGTVCGNGWDLTDAAVVCRELDCGDPLGISHFGSGSGPIWMDDVDCNGSESTLINCRSREWGVHDCDLNTNAGVICSNLSVRLVNAESPCTGNVEVLHGGLWVTLCGRVWDMKDAAVVCREMGCGEPLGTAHFGQGSGPIWTERMQCNGSELTLKNCGSSGLAVQYCGHDHDAGVICSKLNVRLVNGGSPCSGRVEVLHDGQWGTVCDDDWDLRDAAVVCKKVNCGEAVQVLYGAHYGPGSGPIWMDEVDCNGSESTLENCRSSEWGVSDCTHDKDVGVICSDLIVRLVNGSSPCAGRVEVLHGRQWGTVCDFSWDLKEAAVVCRELGCGEAVQVLHGAHFGEGSGQIWKDYMRCDGSESTLKNCRSNEWGVQYCTHIRDAGVICSDDINNGWSRLVAGSHLCSGRVEMVRGNTWMSVCDAVFDDQDAEVVCRELNCGVPVQLLGADTFGKGEGQVWTQEIQCRGDESKINFCPQQSSNKNNCLHDNDVGVICSGYTAPRLMNGSDICSGRVERQYFSKWGSVCDECMNMRAANVLCRELNCGIAVSVVGVDWFGEGSGEIWADVFDCQGNETKLSECSISSWSRAESSHKQDVGVICSNSSLSLHDGRVRLSGERECEGEVEVYIHQVWRRVLLDSWSLTESSVVCRQLGCGSVLNFTNSSSSSDEHSYECVMGFQCSGTEDHLRNCSSPQTLNCSATQQLTITCQSQRSIRLVGSGTDCAGRLEVFHKGSWGTVCDDFWDIKDAHVVCRQLQCGVALSNQPVPAWFGPGSGPIWLDDVNCEGNETSLWSCSSRVWGDHDCKHKEDVGVVCSGKLKPAVVIVVKCFCTSPYQRQCSNHLPLRLSGGKGLCSGRLEVYHNSVWGSVCDDLWDIRDAQVVCRQLGCGAALSVDGNEAFGAGEGVVWMNRVECRGTEIHLWDCPHVLKNHTECSHKEQVRLIYLKVRLVNGGSRCSGRVEVLHDGQWGTVCSYGWDVTDAAVVCREVNCGEAVQAPYNAYFGEGSGPITMAYVECSGSEASLKDCGSDDQFIQRCSHSYDAGVICSGEFTRLVDGPHLCSGRVELLRGNIWISVCDAVFDDQDAEVVCRELNCGVPVQLLGADTFGKGEEQVWTQEIQCRGNESQIYFCPHQSSNKNNCSHDNDVGLICSAYTEIRLMNGSDICSGRVERQYFSKWGSVCDECMNMRAANVLCRELNCGIAVSVVGVDWFGEGSGEIWADVFDCQGNETKLSECSISSWSRAESSHKQDVGVICSNSSLSLHDGRVRLSGERECEGEVEVYIHQVWRRVLLDSWSLTESSVVCRQLGCGSVLNFTNSSSSSDEHSYECVMGFQCSGTEDHLRNCRSPQTLNCSTTQQLAITCQSQRSIRLVGSGGDCAGRLEVFHKGSWGTVCDDFWDIKDAHVVCRQLQCGVALSNQPVPAWFGPGSGPIWLDDVNCEGNETSLWSCSSRVWGDHDCKHKEDVGVVCSEFKELRLTEGCKGNVEVFYNGSWGNVCWNQMDRDTASLICQELNCGKSVGELIYSDGLRSYSWLDYLKCRSHDSTLWQCPSSPWGQNHCNEDEVAKIFCWDKTINSSTNEEEVNSGDYKYNVDYDVTNKENEIQDSPRSHLTCYTSPSPHQRQCSSMFVYIN is encoded by the exons ATGGAGATCTGTCTCACACTCATTTTACTCTCCGCTGTAGTAATGACCATTACTGCTG ATCTGAATGTGAGGTTGGTGAATGGTGGCAGTCATTGTGCTGGTAGAGTTGAGGTTCTTCATGATGGTCAATGGGGAACAGTGTGTGGTAATGACTGGGATCTGACAGATGCTGCAGTGGTGTGTAAAGAGCTGGACTGTGGAGAGCCTCTAGTTATTGTTCACTTTGGAGAAGGATCAGGAGAGATCTGGATGGATGATGTGGACTGTAGAGGATCAGAGTCCTCACTGAAGAACTGTACATCAAGTGGATGGGGTGTTAATAACTGTTATCATAGTCTTGATATTGGAGTCATCTGCTCAA ATTTGAATGTGAGGTTGGTGAATGGTGATCGTCCTTGTGCTGGTAGAGTTGAGGTTCTTCATGATGGTCAGTGGGGAACAGTGTGTGGTAATGGTTGGGATCTGACAGATGCTGCAGTGGTATGTAGAGAGCTGGACTGTGGAGATCCTCTGGGTATTTCTCACTTTGGATCAGGATCAGGACCAATCTGGATGGATGATGTGGACTGTAATGGATCAGAATCCACACTGATAAACTGTAGATCGAGAGAGTGGGGTGTTCATGACTGCGATCTTAATACAAATGCTGGAGTTATTTGCTCAA ATTTAAGTGTAAGGTTGGTAAATGCTGAGAGTCCTTGTACTGGCAACGTGGAGGTTCTTCATGGTGGTCTGTGGGTTACATTATGTGGTCGTGTTTGGGATATGAAAGATGCTGCGGTGGTGTGTAGAGAGATGGGCTGTGGAGAGCCTCTGGGTACTGCTCACTTTGGTCAAGGATCAGGACCAATATGGACTGAACGAATGCAATGCAATGGATCAGAGTTGACATTGAAGAACTGTGGATCAAGTGGATTGGCTGTTCAGTATTGTGGTCATGATCATGATGCTGGAGTCATTTGCTCAA AATTGAATGTGAGGTTGGTGAATGGTGGCAGTCCTTGTTCTGGTAGAGTTGAGGTTCTTCATGATGGTCAGTGGGGAACAGTGTGTGATGATGACTGGGATCTGAGAGATGCTGCAGTGGTGTGTAAAAAGGTTAACTGTGGTGAGGCTGTACAGGTGCTATATGGAGCTCACTATGGACCAGGATCAGGACCAATCTGGATGGATGAAGTGGACTGTAATGGATCTGAGTCCACACTGGAAAACTGTAGATCAAGTGAATGGGGGGTTAGTGATTGTACTCATGATAAAGATGTTGGAGTTATCTGCTCAG ATTTGATTGTGAGGTTGGTGAATGGTAGCAGTCCTTGTGCTGGTAGAGTTGAGGTTCTTCATGGTCGTCAGTGGGGAACAGTGTGTGACTTTAGTTGGGATCTGAAAGAAGCTGCAGTGGTGTGTAGAGAGCTGGGCTGTGGAGAAGCTGTACAGGTGTTACATGGAGCTCACTTTGGAGAAGGATCAGGACAGATCTGGAAGGATTATATGCGATGTGATGGATCAGAGTCCACATTGAAGAACTGTAGATCAAATGAATGGGGTGTTCAATATTGTACTCATATTCGTGATGCTGGAGTCATCTGTTCAG ATGACATCAACAATGGATGGTCAAGACTTGTTGCTGGTTCTCATTTGTGCTCTGGGAGAGTTGAGATGGTTCGTGGGAACACCTGGATGTCAGTGTGTGATGCTGTGTTTGATGATCAGGATGCAGAGGTTGTGTGTAGAGAGCTGAACTGTGGGGTTCCTGTACAGCTGCTGGGTGCAGATACTTTTGGTAAAGGAGAGGGGCAGGTGTGGACACAAGAGATTCAATGTAGAGGAGATGAATCTAAAATAAACTTCTGTCCACAACAATCTTCAAACAAGAACAACTGTTTACATGACAATGATGTGGGAGTGATTTGCTCTG GTTACACAGCACCGAGACTGATGAATGGCTCTGATATCTGCTCTGGTCGAGTTGAGCGTCAGTATTTCAGTAAATGGGGCTCAGTGTGTGATGAGTGCATGAATATGAGAGCTGCCAATGTTCTCTGTAGAGAGCTGAATTGTGGGATTGCTGTGTCTGTTGTGGGAGTGGACTGGTTTGGAGAGGGATCTGGTGAAATCTGGGCTGATGTGTTTGATTGTCAGGGGAATGAAACAAAACTCTCAGAATGTTCAATCTCTTCATGGAGTCGAGCTGAATCCTCTCATAAACAAGATGTTGGAGTCATTTGTTCTA ATTCCTCTCTGTCTCTTCATGATGGTCGAGTGAGGTTGtctggagagagagagtgtgaggGTGAGGTGGAAGTTTACATTCATCAGGTTTGGAGGAGAGTTCTGCTGGACTCCTGGAGTCTCACTGAATCCTCTGTGGTCTGCAGACAGCTGGGCTGTGGCTCTGTGCTGAACTTCACTAACTCCTCTTCATCCAGTGATGAACACAGTTATGAGTGTGTGATGGGCTTCCAGTGCTCTGGGACTGAAGATCATCTGAGGAACTGCAGCTCTCCACAAACTCTCAACTGCAGCGCAACACAACAGCTGACAATCACCTGCCAAA GTCAGCGGTCCATCAGGTTGGTGGGTTCTGGTACAGATTGTGCAGGAAGGCTGGAGGTTTTTCACAAAGGCTCATGGGGTACAGTGTGTGATGACTTCTGGGATATTAAAGATGCTCATGTGGTGTGCAGACAGCTGCAGTGTGGAGTGGCTCTCAGTAATCAGCCAGTACCAGCCTGGTTTGGTCCTGGTTCTGGACCCATATGGCTGGATGATGTGAACTGTGAGGGGAATGAGACGTCACTGTGGAGCTGCTCTTCACGGGTCTGGGGAGATCATGACTGTAAACACAAGGAGGATGTAGGAGTCGTCTGCTCAGGTAAACTGAAACCTGCAGTGGTCATTGTggttaaatgtttttgta CATCACCTTACCAGAGACAATGTTCAA ATCATCTTCCTCTCAGACTGAGTGGAGGGAAGGGTTTGTGTTCGGGGAGACTGGAGGTTTATCATAACTCTGTGTGGGGTTCAGTCTGTGATGATCTGTGGGACATCAGAGATGCTCAGGTGGTCTGCAGGCAGCTGGGTTGTGGAGCAGCATTGAGTGTTGATGGGAATGAAGCGTTTGGTGCTGGTGAAGGTGTTGTGTGGATGAACAGAGTCGAGTGCAGAGGGACTGAGATTCACCTGTGGGACTGTCCTCATGTCCTGAAAAATCACACTGAATGCTCACACAAAGAACAAGTTAGACTCATCT ATCTGAAGGTGAGGTTGGTGAATGGTGGCAGTCGTTGTTCTGGTAGAGTTGAGGTTCTTCATGATGGTCAATGGGGAACAGTGTGTAGTTATGGTTGGGATGTGACAGATGCTGCAGTGGTGTGTAGAGAGGTGAACTGTGGAGAGGCTGTACAGGCACCATATAATGCTTACTTTGGAGAAGGATCAGGACCAATCACAATGGCTTATGTGGAGTGTAGTGGATCAGAGGCCTCACTGAAGGACTGTGGATCAGACGACCAGTTTATTCAGCGCTGTTCTCATTCTTATGATGCTGGTGTGATCTGCTCAGGTGA GTTTACAAGACTTGTTGATGGACCTCATCTGTGTTCTGGGAGAGTTGAGCTGCTTCGTGGGAACATCTGGATATCAGTGTGTGATGCTGTGTTTGATGATCAGGATGCAGAGGTTGTGTGTAGAGAGCTGAATTGTGGGGTTCCTGTACAGCTGCTGGGTGCAGATACTTTTGGTAAAGGAGAGGAGCAGGTGTGGACACAAGAGATTCAATGTAGAGGAAATGAATCTCAAATATACTTCTGTCCACATCAATCTTCAAACAAGAACAACTGTTCCCATGATAATGATGTGGGACTGATTTGCTCTG CTTACACAGAGATCAGACTGATGAATGGCTCTGATATCTGCTCTGGTCGAGTTGAGCGTCAGTATTTCAGTAAATGGGGCTCAGTGTGTGATGAGTGCATGAATATGAGAGCTGCCAATGTTCTCTGTAGAGAGCTGAATTGTGGGATTGCTGTGTCTGTTGTGGGAGTGGACTGGTTTGGAGAGGGATCTGGTGAAATCTGGGCTGATGTGTTTGATTGTCAGGGGAATGAAACAAAACTCTCAGAATGTTCAATCTCTTCATGGAGTCGAGCTGAATCCTCTCATAAACAAGATGTTGGAGTCATTTGTTCTA ATTCCTCTCTGTCTCTTCATGATGGTCGAGTGAGGTTGtctggagagagagagtgtgaggGTGAGGTGGAAGTTTACATTCATCAGGTTTGGAGGAGAGTTCTGCTGGACTCCTGGAGTCTCACTGAATCCTCTGTGGTCTGCAGACAGCTGGGCTGTGGCTCTGTGCTGAACTTCACTAACTCCTCTTCATCCAGTGATGAACACAGTTATGAGTGTGTGATGGGCTTCCAGTGCTCTGGGACTGAAGATCATCTGAGGAACTGCAGATCTCCACAAACTCTCAACTGCAGCACAACACAACAGCTGGCAATCACCTGCCAAA GTCAGCGGTCCATCAGGTTGGTGGGTTCTGGTGGAGATTGTGCAGGAAGGCTGGAGGTTTTTCACAAAGGCTCATGGGGTACAGTGTGTGATGACTTCTGGGATATTAAAGATGCTCATGTGGTGTGCAGACAGCTGCAGTGTGGAGTGGCTCTCAGTAATCAGCCAGTACCAGCCTGGTTTGGTCCTGGTTCTGGACCCATATGGCTGGATGATGTGAACTGTGAGGGGAATGAGACGTCACTGTGGAGCTGCTCTTCACGGGTCTGGGGAGATCATGACTGTAAACACAAGGAAGATGTAGGAGTCGTGTGCTCAG AGTTTAAAGAGCTCAGGTTAACTGAAGGCTGTAAAGGGAATGTGGAGGTTTTCTACAATGGATCCTGGGGTAATGTTTGCTGGAATCAGATGGACAGAGACACAGCGAGTCTGATCTGTCAAGAGCTGAACTGTGGAAAATCTGTTGGTGAACTCATTTATTCAGATGGACTGAGGTCTTACAGTTGGTTGGATTACTTAAAATGTCGATCACATGACTCCACTTTATGGCAGTGTCCATCTTCACCCTGGGGACAGAAtcactgtaatgaagatgaagtGGCAAAAATTTTCTGCTGGGATAAAACAATTAATTCCTCTACCAATGAAGAAG AAGTTAACAGTGGTGATTATAAATATAATGTTGATTATGACGTCACGAacaaag AGAATGAAATCCAAGATTCACCCCGGAGTCATCTGACATGTTATACCTCACCATCCCCTCACCAGAGACAATGTTCAAGTATGTTTGTATATATTAATTAG